Proteins encoded together in one Phalacrocorax carbo chromosome 18, bPhaCar2.1, whole genome shotgun sequence window:
- the CRAT gene encoding carnitine O-acetyltransferase isoform X3 produces MLAFVVRAVARPYGLLKPTALGKIPGRFQLHQEALPHLPVPPLQQTLDRYLLTLQPIISEEELNHTQELVAEFRKPGGVGERLQKGLERRAKKTENWLSDWWLKTAYLEYRLPVVVHSSPGVVLPKQDFLDRQGQLRFAAKLIEGILDFKTMIDNETLPVEHLGGKPLCMNQYYQILSSCRIPGPKRDSIVNYAKGKKQSRHITVVHNFQFFELDVYNSDGSPLTTDQLFIQLEKIWNTSLQTNKEPIGILTTNHRNSWAKAYNNLLKDKTNKESVRTIEKSICTVCLDAPMPRVSDDIYKSRVAAQMLHGGGSRWNSGNRWFDKTLQFIIAEDGSCGLVYEHAPSEGPPIVALLDHIVEYTKKPELVRSPMIPLPMPKKLRFNITPEIKNDIEKAKQNINIMVEDLDIKVMVFHQFGKTFPKSEKISPDAFIQLALQLAYYRMYGHACATYESASLRMFRLGRTDTIRSTSVDSLKFVQSMDSPDKSDQEKTDLLRRATQAHREYTDMAIRGNAIDRHLLGLKLQAIEDLVSIPELFMDTAYAVAMHFNLSTSQVPAKTDCVMCFGPVVPDGYGICYNPMDEHINFAISAFNSCADTNAARMAHYLEKALLDMRILLQSTPKSKL; encoded by the exons GCCAGGCCCTACGGCCTGCTGAAGCCGACAGCTTTAGGCAAGATCCCAGGCAGATTCCAACTTCACCAGGAAGCATTGCCCCATCTCCCCGTGCCGCCGCTCCAGCAAACGCTGGACCGTTACCTGCTGACTCTGCAGCCCATCATCAGCGAGGAGGAGCTGAACCACACGCAGGAGCTGGTGGCTGAGTTCCGCAAGCCAGGAGGCGTTggggagaggctgcagaaaggcCTGGAGAGAAGAGCCAAGAAAACAGAGAACTGG CTCTCAGACTGGTGGCTGAAGACAGCTTACCTGGAGTATCGCCTGCCAGTTGTGGTCCACTCCAGCCCAGGTGTGGTTTTACCTAAGCAGGATTTTCTGGATCGACAAGGTCAGCTCAG GTTTGCTGCCAAGCTGATCGAGGGCATCCTGGATTTCAAGACTATGATTGACAA TGAGACCCTCCCAGTGGAGCACCTGGGTGGGAAGCCCCTCTGCATGAACCAGTACTACCAGATCCTCTCATCCTGCCGTATTCCCGGGCCCAAGCGGGACTCCATTGTCAACTACGCTAAAGGCAAAAAGCAGTCCAGACACATCACAGTGGTTCACAACTTCCAG TTCTTTGAGCTGGATGTTTACAACAGTGATGGAAGTCCCCTTACCACTGACCAGCTCTTCATTCAGCTGGAGAAGATATGGAACACCTCCCTCCAGACAAACAAAGAACCTATTGGGATCCTCACCACCAACCACCGAAACAGCTGGGCAAAAGCCTACAACAACCTTCTGAAAG ATAAGACCAACAAGGAATCTGTGCGTACAATTGAGAAGAGCATTTGCACTGTCTGCCTCGATGCACCTATGCCACGGGTGTCTGACGACATCTACAAGAGCCGTGTGGCCGCTCAGATGCTGCATGGTGGAGGCAGTCGCTGGAACAGTGGGAACCGATGGTTTGACAAAACCCTTCAA TTCATCATTGCTGAAGATGGCTCCTGTGGTCTTGTATATGAGCACGCTCCCTCAGAAGGCCCACCCATTGTTGCTCTTCTGGATCACATCGTAGAGTACAC AAAGAAACCTGAGCTGGTAAGATCGCCCATGATTCCTTTGCCGATGCCCAAAAAGCTGCGGTTTAACATCACCCCAGAAATCAAGAACGACATAGAGAAGGCAAAGCAGAACATCAACAT aaTGGTTGAAGACCTAGATATCAAAGTCATGGTCTTTCATCAATTTGGGAAAACCTTCCCCAAGTCAGAGAAGATAAGTCCTGATGCTTTTATCCAGCTGGCCTTGCAGCTAGCATATTACAG GATGTACGGCCATGCCTGTGCCACGTATGAGAGTGCATCGCTAAGGATGTTCCGCCTGGGCCGCACAGACACCATTCGCTCCACTTCTGTAGACTCTCTGAAGTTTGTGCAATCGATGGACAGCCCTGACAAATCG GACCAGGAGAAAACAGACTTGCTGAGGAGAGCTACCCAGGCCCACAGGGAATACACGGATATG GCAATACGGGGCAATGCAATAGACCGCCACCTCTTAGGCTTGAAGCTTCAAGCTATTGAGGACCTAGTGAGCATACCTGAACTGTTCATGGACACAGCCTATGCTGTTGCAATGCACTTCAATCTCTCAACCAGCCAG GTCCCAGCAAAGACAGACTGTGTGATGTGTTTTGGTCCCGTGGTTCCAGATGGCTATGGAATCTGTTACAACCCTATGGATGAACACATCAATTTTGCAATTTCAGCATTCAACAGCTGTGCTGACACAAACGCAGCCCGCATGGCACATTATCTTGAGAAAGCACTGCTAGACATGAGGATTTTGCTCCAGTCCACTCCCAAATCCAAACTGTAA
- the CRAT gene encoding carnitine O-acetyltransferase isoform X2 has translation MDRKQKQAQKARPYGLLKPTALGKIPGRFQLHQEALPHLPVPPLQQTLDRYLLTLQPIISEEELNHTQELVAEFRKPGGVGERLQKGLERRAKKTENWLSDWWLKTAYLEYRLPVVVHSSPGVVLPKQDFLDRQGQLRFAAKLIEGILDFKTMIDNETLPVEHLGGKPLCMNQYYQILSSCRIPGPKRDSIVNYAKGKKQSRHITVVHNFQFFELDVYNSDGSPLTTDQLFIQLEKIWNTSLQTNKEPIGILTTNHRNSWAKAYNNLLKDKTNKESVRTIEKSICTVCLDAPMPRVSDDIYKSRVAAQMLHGGGSRWNSGNRWFDKTLQFIIAEDGSCGLVYEHAPSEGPPIVALLDHIVEYTKKPELVRSPMIPLPMPKKLRFNITPEIKNDIEKAKQNINIMVEDLDIKVMVFHQFGKTFPKSEKISPDAFIQLALQLAYYRMYGHACATYESASLRMFRLGRTDTIRSTSVDSLKFVQSMDSPDKSDQEKTDLLRRATQAHREYTDMAIRGNAIDRHLLGLKLQAIEDLVSIPELFMDTAYAVAMHFNLSTSQVPAKTDCVMCFGPVVPDGYGICYNPMDEHINFAISAFNSCADTNAARMAHYLEKALLDMRILLQSTPKSKL, from the exons GCCAGGCCCTACGGCCTGCTGAAGCCGACAGCTTTAGGCAAGATCCCAGGCAGATTCCAACTTCACCAGGAAGCATTGCCCCATCTCCCCGTGCCGCCGCTCCAGCAAACGCTGGACCGTTACCTGCTGACTCTGCAGCCCATCATCAGCGAGGAGGAGCTGAACCACACGCAGGAGCTGGTGGCTGAGTTCCGCAAGCCAGGAGGCGTTggggagaggctgcagaaaggcCTGGAGAGAAGAGCCAAGAAAACAGAGAACTGG CTCTCAGACTGGTGGCTGAAGACAGCTTACCTGGAGTATCGCCTGCCAGTTGTGGTCCACTCCAGCCCAGGTGTGGTTTTACCTAAGCAGGATTTTCTGGATCGACAAGGTCAGCTCAG GTTTGCTGCCAAGCTGATCGAGGGCATCCTGGATTTCAAGACTATGATTGACAA TGAGACCCTCCCAGTGGAGCACCTGGGTGGGAAGCCCCTCTGCATGAACCAGTACTACCAGATCCTCTCATCCTGCCGTATTCCCGGGCCCAAGCGGGACTCCATTGTCAACTACGCTAAAGGCAAAAAGCAGTCCAGACACATCACAGTGGTTCACAACTTCCAG TTCTTTGAGCTGGATGTTTACAACAGTGATGGAAGTCCCCTTACCACTGACCAGCTCTTCATTCAGCTGGAGAAGATATGGAACACCTCCCTCCAGACAAACAAAGAACCTATTGGGATCCTCACCACCAACCACCGAAACAGCTGGGCAAAAGCCTACAACAACCTTCTGAAAG ATAAGACCAACAAGGAATCTGTGCGTACAATTGAGAAGAGCATTTGCACTGTCTGCCTCGATGCACCTATGCCACGGGTGTCTGACGACATCTACAAGAGCCGTGTGGCCGCTCAGATGCTGCATGGTGGAGGCAGTCGCTGGAACAGTGGGAACCGATGGTTTGACAAAACCCTTCAA TTCATCATTGCTGAAGATGGCTCCTGTGGTCTTGTATATGAGCACGCTCCCTCAGAAGGCCCACCCATTGTTGCTCTTCTGGATCACATCGTAGAGTACAC AAAGAAACCTGAGCTGGTAAGATCGCCCATGATTCCTTTGCCGATGCCCAAAAAGCTGCGGTTTAACATCACCCCAGAAATCAAGAACGACATAGAGAAGGCAAAGCAGAACATCAACAT aaTGGTTGAAGACCTAGATATCAAAGTCATGGTCTTTCATCAATTTGGGAAAACCTTCCCCAAGTCAGAGAAGATAAGTCCTGATGCTTTTATCCAGCTGGCCTTGCAGCTAGCATATTACAG GATGTACGGCCATGCCTGTGCCACGTATGAGAGTGCATCGCTAAGGATGTTCCGCCTGGGCCGCACAGACACCATTCGCTCCACTTCTGTAGACTCTCTGAAGTTTGTGCAATCGATGGACAGCCCTGACAAATCG GACCAGGAGAAAACAGACTTGCTGAGGAGAGCTACCCAGGCCCACAGGGAATACACGGATATG GCAATACGGGGCAATGCAATAGACCGCCACCTCTTAGGCTTGAAGCTTCAAGCTATTGAGGACCTAGTGAGCATACCTGAACTGTTCATGGACACAGCCTATGCTGTTGCAATGCACTTCAATCTCTCAACCAGCCAG GTCCCAGCAAAGACAGACTGTGTGATGTGTTTTGGTCCCGTGGTTCCAGATGGCTATGGAATCTGTTACAACCCTATGGATGAACACATCAATTTTGCAATTTCAGCATTCAACAGCTGTGCTGACACAAACGCAGCCCGCATGGCACATTATCTTGAGAAAGCACTGCTAGACATGAGGATTTTGCTCCAGTCCACTCCCAAATCCAAACTGTAA